The proteins below come from a single Cannabis sativa cultivar Pink pepper isolate KNU-18-1 chromosome 3, ASM2916894v1, whole genome shotgun sequence genomic window:
- the LOC115708831 gene encoding protein PHYTOCHROME KINASE SUBSTRATE 3, with amino-acid sequence MEVRADQYSNDDNHNFRDASFSYLREENLNQKSMKNKNSSDHHQEEGEICVFGAERYFNTALEDTKTSNRINKNNNHLNTINRRSSSITMQNDMDHNTQYGGGERSLAPGTPSAYSEASTWTSRSTAFLLRNSSRHQHNSNSEKKKKKIRTNGYRKSIFATFGCSGSCSDEKSVYVDRQHHDHHELNKNMRELVLTAQSDHHDHDHDHENSTARAPATATAVVERSSKRSEDQFAFPILSNKENNSNNNVINNIDQPEDPNRLSLEVFGSKTTTSKGGDRDDIDDVATNLERKLSVLTWDAIPVKPGNHHHHHHHHQHNKHISSVYKIEDSSYNLDSDASSDLFEIENITAATRSPELLQPPAQATSSVLVLKPASRQVLLGKNDNMSLHMTPNYNSDQYYSSYEPSEASIDWSVVTASAAAADQMMSSAVFGYDEKKLTASSSMNTSRATAGRGGVKYYKAARRSGSGGGGGFKGGRSRQNNGILGCKSHKAVRVAETVHTNDSRSN; translated from the coding sequence ATGGAGGTGAGAGCCGATCAGTATTCCAACGATGACAATCATAATTTCCGAGACGCCTCGTTTTCTTATCTGAGGGAAGAGAACTTAAATCAAAAAAGTatgaagaacaagaatagcagcGATCATCACCAAGAAGAAGGCGAAATCTGCGTGTTTGGCGCCGAAAGATACTTCAATACAGCACTCGAAGACACTAAAACTAGTAATagaatcaataaaaataataatcatcTCAATACCATAAACCGTCGATCATCATCAATTACGATGCAGAACGACATGGATCATAATACTCAATACGGCGGTGGGGAAAGATCATTAGCTCCAGGAACTCCGAGTGCTTATTCTGAGGCCAGTACTTGGACTAGTAGATCAACAGCTTTCTTATTAAGAAACTCATCTCGTCATCAACATAACAGCAAcagtgagaagaagaagaagaagatcagAACGAATGGGTATAGAAAGAGCATTTTCGCTACTTTTGGCTGCAGTGGATCTTGTTCGGATGAGAAATCAGTTTATGTCGATCGTCAACATCATGATCATCATGAGCTGAACAAAAATATGCGAGAATTAGTACTGACAGCCCAATCAGATCACCATGATCACGATCACGATCATGAAAATAGTACTGCTCGTGCTCCTGCTACTGCTACTGCTGTTGTGGAAAGATCATCGAAAAGATCAGAAGATCAATTTGCTTTTCCAATTCTgagtaataaagaaaataatagcAATAATAATGTGATCAATAATATTGATCAGCCAGAAGACCCAAATCGGTTGTCGTTGGAGGTGTTCGGATCAAAAACGACAACTTCAAAAGGAGGAGATCGGGATGATATTGATGACGTGGCAACAAACCTTGAGAGAAAGCTCTCCGTCCTAACATGGGACGCAATTCCAGTAAAACCAGGTAACcaccatcaccaccaccaccaccaccaacatAACAAGCACATTTCCTCAGTCTACAAAATTGAAGACAGCAGTTATAATTTGGACAGTGATGCCAGCTCAGATCTCTTCGAGATCGAGAACATAACCGCCGCAACCCGATCTCCGGAGCTTCTACAGCCACCGGCGCAGGCGACGTCGTCTGTACTAGTGTTGAAGCCAGCTAGTAGACAAGTGCTGTTAGGGAAAAACGACAACATGTCTCTGCATATGACACCTAATTACAACAGCGACCAATACTATTCCAGTTATGAACCTAGCGAGGCCAGCATTGATTGGAGCGTCGTTACGGCTAGCGCGGCTGCAGCCGATCAAATGATGAGCTCAGCCGTTTTTGGCTACGACGAAAAGAAACTCACCGCCTCCTCGTCGATGAATACTAGTCGAGCCACCGCTGGACGTGGCGGTGTGAAGTATTATAAAGCCGCTAGAAGGAGCGGTAGTGGCGGCGGCGGCGGCTTCAAGGGAGGCAGAAGCCGTCAGAATAATGGTATTTTGGGGTGTAAGAGTCACAAGGCGGTGAGAGTTGCTGAAACTGTGCACACAAATGATAGTAGAAGTAATTAA